In Fluviicola taffensis DSM 16823, the following are encoded in one genomic region:
- a CDS encoding ISAon1 family transposase N-terminal region protein — protein MDPQIELLKLVLPELLVDFFDFMKVEKQNETLHLYFEELNKPPTEHLHKELISKGFHDEITIQDFPLRGKHVFLHVKRRRWTDKNTKEIVQRDWNIVAKGTRMTDEFASFLKQISRF, from the coding sequence TTGGATCCACAAATTGAACTATTGAAACTGGTACTTCCAGAGTTATTGGTTGATTTCTTTGACTTCATGAAAGTTGAAAAGCAAAATGAAACGTTGCATCTTTACTTTGAAGAATTAAATAAACCACCAACAGAGCATCTTCATAAAGAATTAATCTCTAAAGGATTCCATGATGAAATTACGATTCAGGATTTTCCACTCAGAGGTAAACATGTTTTTCTGCATGTAAAGCGCAGAAGATGGACTGATAAGAACACCAAGGAGATTGTTCAAAGAGATTGGAATATCGTTGCTAAAGGTACTCGCATGACCGATGAGTTTGCCTCTTTTTTAAAACAAATCAGTCGCTTCTAA
- a CDS encoding LytR/AlgR family response regulator transcription factor — MNVYIIDDEQANREILQILIQRYYPEIRIIGESEKLDVFLNSTNLQQQTDLLFLDILMPDSTGFDLLNQLANRTFEVILVTGFDEFAIQAFEYSVIDYVLKPIDKDRFCSAVEKAKKRVLEKQILESAKSQLEIHAKIAVIKNKRTHYIESSDVSYMIGKSGGYTTIFCKNGDFYILSRSLNSVQNECFEIPYLIRASQSVIINLDDIVTCEQGGSGYIGLKTNDFEVFRIKTKFWGLSINLR; from the coding sequence ATGAACGTATATATCATCGACGACGAGCAGGCAAATAGGGAAATACTTCAAATTTTGATACAAAGGTATTATCCCGAAATTCGAATCATCGGGGAATCGGAAAAACTGGATGTTTTTCTGAATAGCACAAACTTACAGCAACAAACCGATTTGCTATTCTTAGACATTCTGATGCCTGACAGTACAGGATTCGATCTATTGAATCAATTGGCCAATCGAACTTTCGAAGTGATTCTTGTTACAGGATTCGATGAGTTTGCAATTCAAGCTTTTGAATATTCTGTGATTGATTACGTACTCAAACCAATCGATAAAGACCGATTTTGTTCTGCTGTAGAAAAAGCAAAAAAACGGGTACTTGAAAAACAAATTCTGGAATCCGCTAAAAGTCAATTGGAAATACATGCAAAAATTGCTGTAATAAAGAATAAAAGAACACATTATATTGAATCTTCAGATGTATCTTATATGATTGGAAAATCAGGAGGTTACACAACTATTTTTTGCAAAAATGGAGATTTTTATATCTTATCCAGATCACTCAATAGTGTACAAAATGAGTGTTTTGAAATTCCATACCTCATCCGTGCCAGCCAATCTGTTATTATTAACCTGGATGATATAGTAACCTGTGAACAAGGTGGATCTGGTTATATCGGATTAAAAACGAACGATTTCGAAGTATTTCGGATCAAGACCAAATTCTGGGGACTAAGCATAAATTTGCGTTAA
- a CDS encoding acyl-CoA thioesterase, which produces MELITTYICKDFDIGIHNNMFGGKLMSLIDDAAGSFASQICDSPNMVTIKVDELVFKKAVKSGSILKVYGKVLRFGNSSIEMYMEIRKHNVYTGNQDLVTHTNMTFVRIDEEGKSLPIAEYIKKRHAVRIEKYGKALLLPTEEGFSAE; this is translated from the coding sequence ATGGAATTAATTACAACATATATCTGCAAAGACTTTGATATAGGAATTCACAACAACATGTTTGGCGGAAAGTTGATGTCATTAATTGATGATGCAGCGGGTTCTTTTGCTTCTCAAATATGTGATTCCCCTAATATGGTTACCATTAAAGTGGACGAATTAGTTTTCAAAAAAGCAGTGAAATCGGGTTCAATCCTGAAGGTGTATGGAAAAGTTCTTCGCTTTGGAAATTCTTCCATAGAAATGTACATGGAGATTCGAAAACACAATGTCTATACTGGAAATCAGGATTTGGTGACGCATACCAATATGACTTTTGTGCGCATTGATGAAGAAGGAAAATCGTTGCCAATCGCAGAATACATCAAGAAACGCCATGCTGTGAGAATTGAGAAATATGGGAAAGCACTTTTGCTTCCTACTGAAGAAGGGTTTTCGGCAGAGTAA
- a CDS encoding ISAon1 family transposase encodes MGSFYGVKGKKLQRQHKDWLSDFRNWEQLAHAKEYLLFTDNIGTHLSLDETSLSQGELYTIITNKAAKGKQGSIVAIITGTNSEYITTILQKIPLKLRKKVVEITLDMAGSMNLIAKRNFPDAVLVTDRFHVEKLALEAVQELRVKHRWEALDAENEAIEKAKNQKKAYHPVILENGDTIRQLLARSRYVLYKKPSKWTFNQKQRAEILFYLYPDIQIAYQLAQQLKGIFEQTKDKIYAYTKLAKWHEKVTKAGFKSFNSISRTIQNHYKTILNYFDNRSTNASAEAFNAKIKAFRSQFRGVRDIQYFLFRLTQIYA; translated from the coding sequence ATTGGTTCATTTTATGGTGTCAAGGGTAAGAAACTACAACGACAGCATAAGGATTGGTTAAGTGATTTTAGGAACTGGGAACAGCTTGCTCATGCCAAAGAGTATTTACTTTTTACCGATAATATTGGAACTCATTTATCCCTGGATGAAACCTCTCTATCTCAGGGTGAGCTTTACACCATCATCACCAACAAAGCAGCCAAAGGAAAACAAGGATCCATTGTCGCAATTATAACAGGAACCAACTCCGAATACATTACAACAATACTTCAAAAAATTCCACTAAAGCTTCGTAAAAAGGTAGTAGAAATAACTCTGGATATGGCTGGAAGCATGAATTTGATTGCAAAAAGAAACTTTCCAGATGCTGTGCTTGTTACAGATCGTTTCCATGTCGAAAAACTAGCTTTGGAAGCCGTTCAGGAGCTTCGCGTAAAGCATCGATGGGAAGCGCTCGATGCAGAAAATGAAGCCATTGAAAAAGCAAAGAATCAAAAGAAAGCATACCATCCTGTTATCCTTGAAAACGGAGATACCATCAGGCAATTATTAGCAAGAAGCAGATACGTACTTTATAAAAAACCTTCTAAATGGACCTTCAATCAAAAACAACGAGCGGAAATCCTATTTTATCTTTATCCGGATATCCAAATAGCTTATCAACTAGCACAACAACTGAAAGGGATTTTTGAACAAACCAAAGACAAAATTTACGCTTACACCAAATTGGCCAAATGGCATGAAAAAGTAACTAAAGCTGGTTTTAAATCTTTCAACTCCATATCTAGAACAATCCAAAATCATTACAAAACAATCCTCAATTACTTTGATAACCGAAGTACAAATGCTTCCGCTGAAGCCTTTAATGCCAAAATAAAAGCATTTAGATCTCAATTTAGAGGTGTTAGGGATATCCAATATTTTTTATTCCGATTAACGCAAATTTATGCTTAG
- a CDS encoding sensor histidine kinase, which yields MKFICSILLVFLLFQPAKAQELYGKFLDQEQGLLSNECYDINYDEKGYLIVGTQYGPMKYDGEKFIPICTNIPMERRIMYDFEKDPKGNIYLFNSYNEIFKLKNDRAIWIGPTNLDEIADEDFHYTKLYFRPGGLYISTYFYYLKYSFKTKKLERYYNFRSSVFRYTYHSNDLFPFAKYHDKKHPYLNRDVEIEFPESKQTFKLIDKLAFDSREDQITIGKTSYLLICMHLFKKSGNRIDHLNFNRILFIESFHKRIWLCTLNGLIELDLNGNFIHHHFKGLLVAGVAPLKSGGIAVSFNKKGVFVSPDINNRIYYNLTVSATASINRRQLVGTHKGGIHEYKNHQLSKLVQSDTLYSNERLSFHDMVYQICSFKNQLLVSTPSGISILNKQFKEVKSIHTISNASFGNLSYKENFYFIGRHSIRKRSWKNLNSLPFPYNDFFNIPIDKYKCHIRLNDSIIVLGTNKGLLKYNLKTDRFLHFNPFKKELAISSIQVVGKNKLLVYSRYQGIYLLNGEQIIRKIQAPCISISKALMFHHQLIVQGNDGIYLRKLNDSSKVPWIKFFSGESENTFILEKNLFISYKKDLIIKRLANYKLAFKPTIRLNKFLLNNLEIDSFSQIIPPNTSISVDLDILQFDADKINLYYILKGENTISQFVEGTKINFDALKSGDYQLQIYPVIDGEIRFNNSKKFHFTVEKTFWESTIFYILIAIILLSIIVSILLLMNLRRKKRSAERSELESRLNEYKLLAVKAQVNPHFLSNGLAAIQALILKGENDQAAQYLAKFSFLMRKILYYSETRFITVKQELELVNTYLELELLRFRNRFKIHQEIQLSDQQLNNIVIPSLLLQPIFENAIWHGLKFQENNPELKFIFRFDQTKKLVIQISDNGPGFNNSNKSEHHLSKGNKLITERIDTLNKQFQKQVASIELLSSDSGTTVTFTFAPELYQSTT from the coding sequence GTGAAATTCATCTGTTCCATCCTTCTTGTTTTTTTGCTTTTTCAACCTGCAAAAGCCCAAGAATTGTATGGGAAATTTCTGGACCAGGAACAAGGATTATTATCCAATGAATGTTATGACATCAATTACGATGAAAAAGGGTATCTGATCGTTGGCACACAATACGGTCCGATGAAATACGACGGAGAAAAGTTTATTCCCATTTGTACCAATATACCCATGGAAAGAAGGATCATGTATGATTTTGAAAAAGATCCAAAGGGAAATATCTACCTTTTCAATTCCTACAACGAGATTTTTAAACTAAAAAATGATCGGGCAATTTGGATAGGTCCAACAAATTTAGATGAAATTGCAGACGAAGACTTTCATTATACCAAATTGTATTTTAGACCCGGCGGGTTGTATATCTCGACCTACTTTTATTATCTTAAGTATTCCTTTAAGACTAAGAAATTAGAGCGCTATTACAATTTTAGAAGTTCGGTATTCAGGTATACCTATCACTCAAACGATTTGTTTCCTTTTGCCAAATACCATGATAAAAAGCATCCTTACTTGAACAGAGATGTCGAGATTGAGTTTCCGGAAAGCAAACAAACATTCAAACTCATAGATAAATTAGCATTCGATTCAAGAGAAGATCAAATTACCATTGGAAAAACAAGTTACTTGCTCATTTGTATGCACCTGTTTAAAAAGAGTGGAAATCGCATAGATCATTTAAATTTCAATCGTATTCTTTTTATCGAATCTTTTCACAAACGTATTTGGTTATGTACTCTAAACGGTTTAATCGAATTGGATTTAAACGGTAATTTCATTCATCATCATTTCAAAGGGCTTTTGGTTGCAGGGGTTGCTCCCTTAAAATCAGGAGGAATAGCAGTATCATTCAATAAAAAAGGGGTTTTTGTTTCACCTGACATTAATAATCGAATTTATTACAATCTCACTGTGTCTGCCACTGCCTCTATCAATAGGCGTCAGTTGGTTGGAACCCATAAAGGTGGAATTCACGAGTACAAAAATCACCAACTATCCAAGCTTGTCCAATCCGACACCTTATATTCCAATGAAAGACTTTCCTTTCATGATATGGTGTATCAGATTTGCTCATTTAAAAATCAATTACTAGTAAGTACACCAAGTGGTATTTCTATTCTTAATAAGCAGTTCAAAGAAGTAAAAAGTATTCACACAATCAGTAATGCATCTTTTGGAAATCTTTCATACAAAGAGAATTTTTACTTCATAGGTAGACACTCCATTCGAAAAAGAAGCTGGAAAAACCTAAATTCATTGCCTTTTCCTTACAATGATTTTTTTAATATCCCAATAGATAAATACAAATGTCATATTCGTCTAAATGATTCCATCATTGTTTTAGGAACGAATAAAGGCCTTTTAAAATACAATTTGAAGACAGACCGTTTTCTGCACTTCAACCCTTTCAAAAAAGAACTTGCTATCAGCTCTATTCAGGTTGTCGGCAAAAATAAATTACTTGTTTATTCCAGATATCAGGGAATCTATCTATTAAATGGAGAACAAATCATCCGAAAAATTCAAGCACCCTGTATTTCCATTTCTAAAGCCTTAATGTTTCATCACCAACTCATTGTTCAGGGAAATGATGGAATTTATTTAAGAAAACTCAACGATTCATCAAAAGTTCCCTGGATTAAATTTTTTAGCGGTGAATCCGAAAACACATTTATTCTTGAAAAGAATCTATTTATTTCCTACAAAAAGGATTTAATCATCAAAAGATTAGCCAATTATAAATTGGCTTTCAAACCAACTATTCGGTTAAATAAATTCTTGTTAAATAATCTCGAAATAGATTCATTTTCTCAAATAATTCCACCAAACACTTCTATTTCCGTAGATTTAGATATCCTTCAATTTGATGCAGACAAGATCAATCTATACTACATACTAAAAGGTGAAAATACCATCAGTCAATTTGTTGAAGGAACCAAAATCAATTTTGATGCTTTAAAAAGTGGTGATTACCAATTGCAAATCTATCCCGTTATTGATGGAGAAATTAGATTTAACAATTCAAAAAAGTTTCATTTTACTGTTGAGAAAACTTTTTGGGAAAGTACCATATTTTACATTTTAATTGCCATTATCCTACTTTCAATCATTGTTTCCATTCTCCTTTTGATGAACCTCAGACGCAAAAAAAGAAGTGCTGAGCGCTCTGAATTGGAAAGCAGACTAAATGAATACAAACTCCTTGCAGTTAAAGCTCAGGTAAACCCACATTTTTTGAGCAATGGTTTAGCGGCAATTCAAGCATTGATACTAAAAGGCGAAAATGATCAAGCAGCTCAGTATCTAGCGAAATTTAGTTTTTTAATGCGTAAGATCTTATATTATAGCGAAACTCGATTTATTACCGTTAAACAAGAATTAGAACTCGTAAATACTTATCTAGAACTGGAATTGCTCCGTTTCAGAAATCGCTTTAAAATTCATCAGGAAATTCAACTTTCTGACCAACAGCTAAACAACATTGTGATCCCTTCCCTGCTACTCCAACCAATTTTTGAAAATGCAATTTGGCACGGTTTGAAGTTTCAAGAAAATAATCCGGAATTAAAATTCATTTTCAGATTTGATCAAACGAAAAAATTGGTTATTCAAATAAGTGATAATGGGCCAGGATTCAACAATTCCAATAAAAGTGAACATCATTTGTCAAAAGGAAATAAACTAATTACTGAACGAATTGATACTTTGAACAAGCAATTTCAAAAACAAGTCGCTTCTATTGAGCTTTTAAGCTCTGATTCTGGAACTACAGTAACTTTCACATTTGCACCCGAACTTTATCAATCCACTACATAA
- a CDS encoding tetratricopeptide repeat protein, whose translation MDSIYQLGKAEKNIKKKLLLFNKTINYGWYYGEYDKAIRIGKESLKLAHKYKHDSIAALIDNNIGIAYDYKGEYYKALSHFFTALDVAEKINDTRNQSYILSNIGLIYNTQGINDKALLYHQKSLQLRRKLKVKEGISASITNIAIVLMDTKQYEKAIHYYMEALSIDKELGDSIGLGDDYSNIGVCFQEQKQYKKAEYYHLKSLRIREKMGSIPSICNSKLNLGVVAIKQGKLKEGKKYLHESKEFFEKIGQKEALRFIYQSYSELGEKQGNYKLAFEYLKKLNKIKEELADAKNIREQTQQEMNYQFDKEREQQRIEKVKSNLENKKKQEQALIINLAIAIVGIMILIFSIILYRRWNEVKKQKVIIEEKNRQVEEKNHEILDSINYAKRIQTAILPSVQLLERVLPEHFVLYEPKDIVAGDFYWLEETKDSIIFAVADCTGHGVPGAMMSVVCHNALNRSVKEFGLRNPGEILDKTREIIVDELSKNQQDVFDGMDISLCAWNKATNQISWAGANNPLWIWKKQSKEIVEIKPNKQPIGKHFDMKPFTSHLVELEKGDRIYLITDGYADQFGGLESKKFKAKNLKNLIIQISNEKIHQQVNILKSTFFEWRGNLEQIDDVCIMGIEIE comes from the coding sequence ATGGATTCCATTTATCAACTTGGAAAGGCGGAGAAAAACATCAAAAAGAAATTACTTCTTTTCAATAAAACCATTAACTATGGTTGGTACTATGGCGAATATGATAAGGCTATACGCATTGGAAAAGAATCCTTAAAATTGGCTCATAAATACAAACACGATTCGATTGCCGCTTTGATTGATAATAACATTGGAATTGCTTACGACTACAAAGGCGAATACTATAAAGCATTGAGTCATTTTTTCACGGCCTTAGATGTAGCCGAAAAAATAAATGACACCAGAAATCAATCTTATATTCTAAGTAATATTGGATTAATTTATAATACACAAGGAATCAATGACAAAGCACTTCTATATCACCAAAAATCACTTCAACTAAGACGAAAATTAAAGGTGAAAGAGGGAATATCTGCCTCAATTACCAATATTGCGATTGTTTTAATGGACACCAAACAATATGAGAAAGCCATTCACTATTACATGGAGGCTTTGAGTATTGACAAAGAATTGGGAGACAGCATTGGTCTAGGTGATGACTACAGCAACATTGGAGTTTGCTTTCAAGAACAAAAACAGTATAAAAAAGCGGAATACTATCATCTTAAATCGCTTCGAATTAGAGAAAAAATGGGTAGTATTCCAAGTATTTGCAATTCAAAACTCAACTTGGGAGTTGTTGCTATAAAACAAGGAAAACTGAAGGAGGGCAAAAAATACCTGCATGAATCAAAGGAATTTTTTGAAAAAATAGGTCAAAAGGAGGCCTTGAGATTCATTTATCAGAGTTATTCGGAACTTGGTGAAAAGCAAGGCAATTATAAATTAGCTTTCGAGTATCTGAAAAAGTTAAACAAAATCAAAGAAGAGCTTGCTGACGCAAAAAACATTCGGGAGCAAACACAGCAAGAAATGAATTATCAATTCGACAAAGAGCGGGAACAACAGCGAATTGAAAAGGTTAAAAGCAATCTCGAAAATAAAAAGAAACAAGAACAAGCTTTAATCATCAATTTAGCAATCGCCATTGTTGGGATTATGATTCTTATTTTTTCCATCATCCTTTATCGTCGGTGGAACGAGGTAAAAAAGCAAAAAGTGATTATCGAAGAGAAGAATAGGCAAGTGGAGGAGAAAAACCACGAGATATTAGATTCAATCAATTACGCCAAACGAATTCAAACGGCAATTCTCCCTTCTGTACAATTATTGGAACGTGTTTTACCCGAACATTTTGTCTTGTATGAACCAAAAGACATTGTTGCAGGAGATTTTTACTGGTTAGAAGAAACAAAAGATTCGATCATTTTTGCCGTTGCCGATTGTACAGGCCATGGAGTTCCAGGAGCAATGATGAGCGTCGTTTGCCACAATGCATTAAATCGTTCTGTGAAAGAATTTGGATTGAGAAACCCAGGAGAAATTTTGGATAAAACCCGTGAAATTATCGTCGATGAATTATCCAAAAATCAGCAAGATGTTTTCGATGGAATGGACATTTCTTTGTGTGCTTGGAATAAAGCTACTAACCAAATCAGTTGGGCTGGTGCTAACAATCCTTTGTGGATTTGGAAGAAGCAAAGCAAGGAAATTGTAGAAATCAAGCCAAACAAACAACCAATTGGGAAGCACTTTGACATGAAGCCATTTACCAGCCATTTGGTAGAATTGGAAAAAGGAGATCGTATTTATTTGATTACTGATGGTTATGCTGATCAGTTTGGTGGACTGGAATCGAAAAAATTCAAAGCCAAAAACCTGAAAAACCTGATTATTCAAATTTCAAACGAAAAGATCCATCAGCAAGTAAACATTCTGAAGTCTACTTTCTTTGAATGGAGAGGCAATTTGGAACAGATTGATGATGTGTGTATAATGGGGATTGAGATTGAGTAA
- a CDS encoding GNAT family N-acetyltransferase: MNKILETSRLYLREMTPQDAEVAYILNLDPDVIRYTGDDAFESVGEAKAFLENYSSYKTYGFGRWAVILKETDEYLGWCGLKYTLELDEFDIGYRLMKKFWGKGYATEAAKACLEVGFNQFNMESIVGRAMPENGASIRVLEKIGLSYLENRIENGIEEVIYIKHKL, encoded by the coding sequence ATGAACAAAATCCTAGAAACATCACGCCTCTATTTGCGCGAAATGACTCCCCAAGATGCCGAAGTGGCTTATATCCTGAATCTCGATCCCGATGTAATTCGGTATACAGGCGATGATGCCTTTGAAAGTGTGGGAGAAGCAAAAGCTTTTTTGGAAAATTATTCTTCTTACAAAACTTATGGCTTTGGTCGTTGGGCAGTCATTCTGAAAGAAACGGATGAATATTTGGGTTGGTGTGGTCTAAAATACACTCTTGAACTGGATGAATTCGATATCGGTTATCGCTTGATGAAAAAATTCTGGGGCAAAGGATATGCCACCGAAGCAGCAAAAGCTTGTTTGGAAGTTGGATTCAATCAATTCAATATGGAATCCATTGTTGGAAGAGCAATGCCAGAAAACGGAGCTTCAATTCGCGTACTCGAAAAAATTGGTTTATCTTACCTTGAAAATCGAATCGAAAATGGAATTGAAGAAGTCATTTATATCAAACACAAATTGTAA